One genomic segment of Oligoflexus sp. includes these proteins:
- a CDS encoding response regulator, with protein MKLVIAIDDSKVALIQVQKYVQKNFPNCQILSSTNPIEGVELVRKNKDRVDLVIIDYNMKEMNGLDAVDQFQAFLDLSKVVICSANTQKVLIDRATEKGLKFIEKPLTQEKIDHLVLPLKTKAS; from the coding sequence ATGAAACTCGTGATCGCGATCGATGACTCCAAAGTTGCCCTGATCCAGGTCCAAAAGTATGTACAGAAGAACTTCCCCAACTGCCAGATACTTTCCTCCACCAATCCTATCGAAGGCGTGGAGCTGGTGAGGAAGAACAAGGACCGCGTGGACCTCGTGATCATCGACTACAATATGAAGGAAATGAACGGCCTTGATGCCGTCGATCAATTCCAGGCCTTTCTTGATCTTTCCAAGGTTGTCATCTGCAGTGCCAACACGCAGAAGGTGCTGATTGATCGGGCGACGGAAAAAGGGCTGAAATTCATTGAAAAGCCCTTGACCCAGGAGAAGATCGACCACCTCGTCCTCCCCCTTAAAACCAAAGCTTCATGA